Proteins from one Chroococcidiopsis sp. CCMEE 29 genomic window:
- a CDS encoding class I SAM-dependent methyltransferase gives MGITRWGPPTELITKLLTEFPIENLVETGTYKGSTAVWASRYFKNVLTIEYSEELYEKVTDEFRHISNIEFIFGDSKTELSKLLERLEGSSIFWLDAHWCGGSTYGDNDECPLIEEIEILNRSKFENFIFIDDARLFTSPPPGSHKVEQWPDITAVINALQSGKSHRYVVIIEDVTIAVPIFARATVAQYCQDVNNKTWEERMRQLKTSNIEKVIQLIYQSLKLKLRFSS, from the coding sequence ATGGGTATCACACGATGGGGTCCACCGACGGAATTAATTACCAAATTACTAACAGAGTTTCCGATTGAAAACCTAGTGGAGACAGGTACTTATAAAGGAAGCACTGCTGTTTGGGCATCTCGGTATTTCAAAAATGTTTTAACCATTGAATATTCTGAGGAGCTTTATGAAAAGGTAACTGATGAGTTTCGTCATATAAGCAACATAGAATTCATCTTTGGAGATTCAAAAACAGAACTTAGTAAGTTGCTAGAGCGATTAGAGGGTTCGAGTATTTTTTGGTTGGATGCTCATTGGTGTGGAGGTTCAACTTATGGAGATAATGATGAATGCCCATTAATTGAAGAGATTGAAATCCTCAATCGCTCAAAATTTGAAAATTTCATTTTTATTGATGATGCTAGATTGTTTACATCTCCTCCACCAGGTTCTCATAAGGTAGAACAATGGCCAGATATTACTGCAGTGATTAATGCACTTCAATCGGGCAAAAGCCATAGATATGTAGTAATTATCGAAGATGTTACTATTGCTGTGCCTATTTTTGCCAGGGCAACTGTTGCACAGTACTGTCAAGATGTAAATAATAAAACCTGGGAAGAGCGGATGAGACAGCTAAAAACTTCGAATATTGAAAAGGTAATTCAGCTAATTTACCAAAGCCTGAAGTTGAAGTTAAGGTTTTCTAGCTAA
- a CDS encoding cellulase family glycosylhydrolase, producing MQLRIVSVSRVILFFVALCLALYLGLCSGVGKTTHAVPWLHVDGNWLKDPRGNKVVLRGVSTPDPFHLVTARPGIPFSVNKMTDGGKGLYSKVIRIPANPFHFKAEPDKYFNSYLKPAVDYCISKGVYVIIDWHYGGVYNTAEVDSLVRSFWSYVTPKFKDVPNVIYEVFNEPVTPYDWNTWKVWAQPWVDLIRSHAPNNIILVGSPQWSRFTRYAPKSPFKGKNLVYTIHIYPQHHPRTWESVFGAAAKSVPVFMTEWGYSHDKNAIGAVYDGTTSGFGANIKNFLDKVHPNISWAAWIYDWDYQPVMVDKNYNLLGGDNFMGVFTQKWLLNKRNNNLPR from the coding sequence ATGCAGTTAAGAATTGTAAGTGTAAGTAGGGTGATCTTGTTCTTTGTAGCTTTATGCCTAGCTTTATACCTAGGATTGTGCTCGGGAGTAGGTAAGACAACCCACGCAGTTCCATGGCTTCATGTAGATGGCAATTGGCTTAAAGATCCTCGGGGGAACAAGGTAGTACTACGTGGGGTCTCAACTCCTGACCCATTTCATCTTGTAACTGCCAGACCTGGAATCCCTTTTTCCGTTAATAAGATGACTGACGGAGGGAAGGGGCTCTACTCTAAAGTAATCCGCATCCCAGCTAATCCCTTTCATTTTAAAGCAGAGCCTGATAAGTACTTCAACTCATACCTCAAGCCAGCGGTTGACTACTGCATTTCCAAGGGAGTGTACGTAATTATAGATTGGCATTATGGCGGAGTCTATAATACTGCAGAAGTCGACTCATTGGTACGGAGCTTCTGGAGTTATGTTACTCCAAAGTTCAAAGACGTTCCAAATGTAATATATGAAGTTTTTAACGAGCCGGTTACTCCATATGATTGGAACACTTGGAAGGTGTGGGCTCAGCCATGGGTAGATCTTATTCGCTCTCATGCACCAAATAATATTATCCTTGTAGGCTCTCCTCAATGGTCTCGATTTACAAGATATGCTCCTAAAAGTCCCTTCAAAGGTAAAAATCTCGTCTACACCATCCACATATATCCTCAACATCACCCACGTACCTGGGAAAGTGTTTTTGGTGCTGCTGCTAAGTCGGTTCCTGTGTTTATGACAGAATGGGGCTACTCACATGACAAAAATGCTATTGGGGCTGTGTACGACGGGACTACGTCCGGATTTGGAGCAAATATAAAAAACTTCCTTGATAAAGTTCATCCCAATATTAGCTGGGCTGCGTGGATTTACGATTGGGATTACCAGCCAGTGATGGTTGACAAAAACTACAATCTTCTCGGTGGCGATAACTTTATGGGTGTATTTACCCAGAAATGGCTTTTGAATAAGCGTAATAACAACTTACCCCGGTAG
- a CDS encoding ISKra4 family transposase (programmed frameshift), whose amino-acid sequence MEADKKAQIQAHARAIAALLYEETDPEQVKTLAGIETAVRRHLLEHVTPEMGFFIATSSGTTSGRQRSLESILGRLRVSEKQAQILEVKAYSRWSPYLERCCLLVSANESYERTAEDIEILTGVKVSHSTQQRLVHRQTLEQLQIEQAVDEISIDGGKVRLRTPQGQPSEWRDYKGVNLHEGCVGAFFQDNERLVNWVNAQPFSDPLTCLGDGHDGIWNLYAQIGISAQRREILDWYHLVENLGKVGGSQQRLDAAQACLWQGDVDGAIAQFNDWQHERVTTFIAYLNKHRHRIVNYGYYQAEGISIGSGAIESTVKQIGRRIKISGAQWSKHNVPQVLKQRCAYLNGQFSK is encoded by the exons ATGGAAGCTGACAAAAAAGCCCAAATTCAAGCTCACGCTCGTGCTATTGCCGCCCTGCTATACGAAGAAACCGACCCAGAGCAGGTGAAAACACTCGCAGGGATTGAGACGGCGGTGCGGAGACATCTGCTAGAACATGTCACTCCAGAGATGGGA TTTTTTATCGCAACAAGCAGCGGTACAACGAGCGGACGACAGCGCAGCCTTGAGAGCATCCTCGGACGATTGAGAGTCAGTGAGAAACAAGCCCAAATTCTGGAGGTCAAAGCCTACAGCCGCTGGAGTCCTTACCTGGAGAGGTGCTGTTTGTTGGTGAGCGCCAATGAGTCCTATGAGCGGACAGCGGAAGACATCGAGATCCTGACTGGGGTCAAGGTTTCTCATAGCACCCAACAGCGGTTGGTGCATCGTCAAACCTTGGAGCAACTACAGATAGAGCAAGCGGTGGATGAAATCAGTATAGACGGGGGCAAGGTACGACTGCGAACTCCCCAAGGACAGCCCAGTGAATGGCGAGACTACAAAGGGGTGAATCTGCACGAGGGCTGCGTCGGTGCGTTTTTTCAGGACAATGAACGTTTAGTGAACTGGGTTAATGCCCAACCTTTTTCTGACCCGTTGACTTGCTTGGGAGATGGTCATGATGGCATTTGGAATCTTTACGCACAGATTGGCATCTCCGCTCAAAGGCGTGAGATTTTAGACTGGTATCACCTGGTCGAAAATTTGGGCAAGGTAGGAGGTTCTCAGCAACGCTTAGATGCGGCACAAGCCTGTCTATGGCAAGGGGATGTTGATGGGGCGATTGCACAGTTTAATGATTGGCAACACGAGCGAGTCACGACCTTTATTGCCTATCTCAACAAGCATCGGCACCGGATTGTCAACTATGGCTATTATCAAGCGGAAGGCATTTCAATTGGTTCAGGTGCGATTGAATCAACGGTCAAACAGATAGGACGGCGAATTAAGATATCGGGGGCACAATGGAGCAAACACAATGTGCCGCAGGTGCTGAAGCAGCGCTGCGCCTACCTCAATGGACAGTTCTCAAAGTAA
- a CDS encoding transposase — MREITKPSTAKCNLDTYTLFLLAEPKYAGCNRLSEILKHVSHDSVNRFLLRERYQPKDLFEEIKPHIQLVGGTLSCDDTVIDKPYSEPNLAELIGYFWSGKHHRIVKGLHLITLYYTDASAKSIPVNYRIYDKREGLTKNDYFRVMITEVLAWGLQPETVTGDAWYSALENLKFLKNREVGFLMGIAKNRKVSTDGKNYTQVQNLEIPDQGLVIHLKNFGRVKVFRRIFKNEAERYYITYLPNSDATEQVSRQEFNESHSIHWGIECYHRALKQLCGVSRFMVRTSEAIKTHIFCSIRAFTKLELMRAEELIENWYELQKNLYLQVAREFILEHLQQKLEVNLHNQSFVNA, encoded by the coding sequence ATCAGAGAGATTACAAAACCATCTACAGCCAAATGCAACCTCGACACTTATACCTTATTCCTGTTAGCTGAACCTAAGTACGCAGGCTGCAACCGCTTGTCAGAAATTCTTAAGCACGTCTCACACGACAGCGTCAATCGCTTCTTGTTAAGGGAAAGATATCAACCTAAAGACTTGTTTGAAGAGATAAAACCACACATTCAATTGGTGGGCGGCACTTTAAGCTGTGACGATACCGTTATTGATAAACCTTATAGTGAGCCAAATTTAGCTGAACTAATTGGATACTTTTGGTCAGGAAAACATCATCGAATTGTTAAAGGGCTTCACCTCATTACCCTGTATTACACCGACGCATCAGCTAAGTCTATCCCAGTTAATTATCGGATCTACGATAAGCGGGAGGGTTTGACAAAAAACGATTACTTTCGAGTAATGATTACGGAGGTTTTGGCTTGGGGCTTGCAGCCAGAAACGGTAACTGGTGATGCTTGGTATTCAGCCCTTGAAAATCTGAAATTCTTGAAAAACCGGGAAGTAGGATTTCTCATGGGTATTGCCAAAAATCGAAAAGTCTCAACTGATGGTAAAAATTACACCCAGGTACAAAATTTGGAAATTCCTGACCAAGGTTTGGTAATACATCTGAAAAACTTTGGGCGCGTCAAAGTATTTCGGAGGATATTCAAAAACGAAGCCGAGAGATACTACATTACATACCTACCTAATTCAGATGCTACCGAACAAGTTAGCCGACAGGAATTCAATGAGTCGCACTCAATCCATTGGGGAATTGAATGCTATCACCGAGCCTTGAAACAACTGTGTGGAGTTTCGCGGTTTATGGTCAGAACAAGTGAGGCTATTAAAACTCACATTTTTTGTTCAATCCGAGCCTTTACTAAGTTAGAGTTAATGCGAGCTGAAGAACTAATTGAAAACTGGTACGAATTACAAAAGAATTTGTACCTACAGGTGGCAAGGGAATTCATTCTAGAACACCTCCAGCAGAAACTTGAAGTGAATTTACATAATCAGTCTTTTGTCAATGCGTAA
- a CDS encoding glycosyltransferase gives MKYLSPIVSVIVPAYNASLFISEALESVLAQTFTDFELLIVDDGSTDSTVSIAKRYCQQDSRLRLFSQANKGVSAARNVGIQMTQGKLVAFLDADDQWLPDKLAAQVEHLNSHSSVGVNFGRVEFVNQDGTHTGQYSTARLTGLTSQDFFYGDPTSTTSNWVVRREVFEQVGVFDEDMSYSEDTEWLFRVMFSTQWQIEGIAQVLVWYRTNKTGLSSDLYRMEEGWNRFVNKAREYAPELVNQHYSLARASNLQYLARRAFRLGLPSQVGVDFMTRALQSDWKLILKKPRQTLLRAMAVYGGHLLRGLSLRNKSINILYQNKQ, from the coding sequence ATGAAATATTTAAGTCCAATTGTCTCAGTTATTGTTCCAGCTTACAATGCTTCCTTATTTATTTCTGAAGCACTTGAATCTGTACTAGCACAGACTTTTACAGACTTTGAGCTACTAATTGTTGATGATGGCTCCACGGACAGTACTGTTAGCATTGCTAAGCGTTATTGCCAACAAGATAGTAGGCTACGACTCTTTTCCCAAGCAAACAAAGGTGTATCTGCTGCTCGCAATGTAGGTATTCAGATGACTCAAGGTAAGTTAGTAGCTTTCCTTGATGCTGACGATCAATGGTTGCCGGATAAACTAGCTGCCCAGGTTGAGCATTTAAACTCGCACTCTAGCGTGGGAGTGAACTTTGGTCGAGTAGAGTTCGTAAATCAAGATGGGACGCACACTGGCCAATACTCTACTGCTCGTTTAACTGGTCTTACATCCCAAGATTTCTTCTACGGAGACCCGACTTCAACCACTTCTAATTGGGTCGTTCGCCGTGAAGTTTTTGAACAGGTTGGGGTTTTTGATGAGGATATGAGCTACTCAGAAGACACTGAGTGGCTCTTCCGAGTCATGTTTAGTACCCAGTGGCAAATTGAGGGTATTGCTCAAGTTTTAGTGTGGTATCGCACTAACAAAACAGGGCTCTCTTCAGACCTTTACCGTATGGAAGAAGGTTGGAATCGATTCGTTAATAAAGCTAGAGAATATGCGCCCGAACTGGTCAATCAGCACTACTCTCTAGCGCGGGCAAGTAATTTACAATACCTGGCCAGACGAGCCTTTCGCCTGGGCTTACCTTCACAAGTAGGTGTAGATTTTATGACCCGTGCCTTGCAATCAGACTGGAAATTAATTCTTAAGAAACCGCGTCAAACTCTTCTAAGAGCTATGGCAGTTTACGGCGGGCATTTACTCAGAGGCTTAAGTTTGAGAAACAAAAGCATCAACATACTTTATCAAAACAAGCAATAG
- a CDS encoding glycosyltransferase produces MTAISVIVPAYNAEKTILETIHSVQKQTFSNFELIVINDGSTDKTVELINTIVDPRLKIFSYENGGLPVARNRGIAHANGEFITFIDADDLWTPDKLELQIAALQQHQEAGVVYSWTAFINDKGQLIYAQEPSFFDGDVYPQLLVNNFISSGSNILVRRQFIESAGEFDPLLKSAEDWDYNIRLAALCPFAVVPKYQILYRKSQNSMTAKINVMEKAIFTVIERAFQAAPTELKVLKNQSMANYFRFIAKLYLEYDTNSKGTKQAINKLKKSIQLYPKILLKKETQRLILKVILIQLFPYQIATHFIRFIGRKFPMVPI; encoded by the coding sequence ATGACCGCTATATCTGTTATTGTTCCTGCATACAATGCCGAGAAAACAATTTTAGAAACAATCCATTCAGTTCAAAAACAAACTTTTTCAAATTTTGAATTGATTGTCATAAATGATGGTTCAACCGATAAAACTGTAGAACTAATCAATACAATTGTAGATCCTCGGCTGAAGATTTTTTCATATGAAAATGGAGGGCTACCAGTGGCTCGTAACCGCGGTATAGCCCATGCTAATGGAGAGTTTATTACATTTATTGATGCAGATGATTTATGGACGCCAGATAAGCTAGAGCTACAAATAGCAGCTTTACAACAACACCAAGAAGCAGGAGTTGTCTATAGTTGGACAGCTTTTATCAACGATAAGGGACAACTTATATATGCACAAGAACCCTCATTTTTTGACGGAGATGTCTATCCTCAGTTATTAGTTAATAACTTTATTTCTAGTGGGTCAAACATTCTCGTTCGTAGGCAATTTATTGAATCTGCTGGAGAGTTCGATCCTTTACTTAAATCTGCTGAAGATTGGGATTATAACATACGCTTAGCAGCTCTGTGTCCTTTTGCTGTAGTTCCTAAGTATCAAATCCTCTACCGTAAGTCTCAGAACTCAATGACAGCCAAAATAAATGTAATGGAAAAAGCTATTTTTACTGTAATTGAAAGAGCATTTCAGGCTGCCCCGACAGAGTTAAAAGTTCTTAAGAATCAGTCAATGGCGAATTATTTTCGCTTCATTGCAAAGCTGTATTTAGAGTATGACACCAATAGTAAGGGGACTAAGCAAGCTATTAATAAACTAAAAAAATCAATTCAGTTATATCCAAAAATCTTATTAAAAAAAGAAACTCAACGTTTAATTTTAAAAGTAATATTAATTCAATTGTTTCCATATCAAATAGCCACGCATTTTATACGATTTATTGGTAGAAAATTCCCCATGGTACCAATTTAA
- a CDS encoding glycosyltransferase yields MNRPRFTFCIPNLNKIKYLPACIQSILNQDCGDWKCVFVDGHSTDGSWEYMQQFASDPRFILVRGRQQGMYVDWNECLKYVDTDYFYFLTSDDTCYPKLISTTVKALDAHPDIDVCHFQFAFIDQDGNIITPFEKIVEERLDLYCDVNKYAHRRSGLCEFMMHFVYRTLYVTITSLVFRRNLIEKMKGFSTIHGFMGDYDWTMRLGLFTDLLYIPELLATWRKHEEQSTYNLYSSPHLHKNWLRIAEVNLDFFAISDKVKLLTNPLNKQYLLSDLVNSYTHCLYKQIRFSKSLFSNIEYLYLFLKSDPFYFIKKSIRKLSRNRLYTYYQKKVLAYNLINKYDLEWPPVKVDMECISIL; encoded by the coding sequence ATGAACAGACCAAGATTCACATTCTGCATTCCTAATCTCAATAAAATTAAGTACCTACCCGCTTGTATTCAAAGTATTTTGAATCAGGATTGTGGAGATTGGAAGTGCGTATTTGTGGATGGTCATTCTACAGATGGAAGCTGGGAATACATGCAACAATTTGCATCAGATCCTCGTTTCATTCTGGTGCGAGGGCGACAGCAAGGAATGTATGTAGACTGGAATGAATGCTTGAAGTATGTTGATACTGACTACTTTTACTTCCTAACGAGTGATGATACGTGTTACCCAAAATTGATTTCAACTACGGTAAAAGCACTAGACGCGCACCCTGACATTGATGTGTGCCATTTTCAATTTGCCTTCATAGATCAGGACGGAAACATTATTACTCCATTTGAAAAAATCGTTGAAGAGCGTTTGGATTTGTACTGTGATGTCAATAAGTATGCACACCGCCGCTCGGGTTTATGCGAGTTTATGATGCATTTTGTCTATCGCACTTTATACGTAACTATTACATCATTAGTCTTTCGACGTAACCTGATAGAAAAAATGAAGGGATTCTCAACCATACATGGTTTTATGGGTGACTACGATTGGACAATGAGATTGGGTTTATTTACCGATCTGCTTTATATTCCAGAATTACTAGCAACATGGCGAAAGCATGAAGAACAATCTACATACAACTTATATTCCTCTCCTCATCTACATAAAAATTGGTTAAGGATTGCTGAGGTTAATCTTGATTTCTTTGCCATTTCTGACAAAGTAAAACTACTTACAAACCCTCTAAATAAACAATACCTACTATCAGATTTAGTAAATAGCTATACCCATTGCCTATATAAACAAATTCGTTTTTCAAAATCCTTATTTAGCAACATAGAGTATCTATACTTATTCCTAAAGTCTGATCCTTTTTATTTTATCAAGAAATCTATTAGAAAACTAAGCAGAAACCGGCTCTACACTTATTACCAGAAAAAGGTGCTTGCCTACAACCTCATTAACAAGTACGACTTGGAATGGCCTCCTGTTAAAGTTGACATGGAGTGCATCTCAATTTTGTAG
- a CDS encoding FkbM family methyltransferase — protein MKALVNTPLNLIGLELKRTGKGLLGKFVSTRRSTYLTGFPTHIKGFPLKILPSEEDKFKWLQNMNIKTVIDVGAHTGEFALKIHKILPDARIYSFEPLKDCFEKLNKNLKNITNFQCFNVALGEKLQETEIHHNDFSPSSSLLKLGEHKDHFPFTQGSTKEIIQVDTLDSFAQKLNLPKNILLKIDVQGFEDKVIAGSLSTLSDVKLIIIETSFKELYKSQPLFSDIYHILTKLDFIYLGSWSQIKSPIDGSPCQEDSIFIKR, from the coding sequence ATGAAAGCTTTGGTAAATACACCCCTTAACTTAATAGGTTTAGAACTGAAAAGGACTGGAAAAGGTTTATTAGGAAAGTTTGTTTCTACAAGAAGATCTACCTACTTAACAGGTTTTCCTACACATATAAAAGGTTTTCCTTTAAAAATTTTACCTTCAGAGGAAGATAAATTTAAGTGGCTCCAAAACATGAATATTAAAACAGTTATTGATGTTGGAGCTCATACTGGAGAATTTGCTTTAAAGATTCACAAAATACTACCAGATGCAAGGATATATTCGTTTGAGCCATTAAAAGATTGTTTTGAAAAACTAAATAAAAATTTAAAAAATATCACAAATTTTCAATGTTTTAATGTAGCTTTAGGCGAAAAGTTGCAAGAAACAGAAATACATCATAATGATTTTTCTCCAAGCTCATCGTTATTGAAACTTGGAGAACATAAAGATCATTTTCCATTTACACAAGGTTCAACTAAAGAAATCATTCAAGTTGATACTCTTGATAGTTTTGCTCAAAAACTTAATCTGCCGAAGAATATCCTTTTAAAAATAGACGTTCAAGGTTTTGAAGATAAAGTTATTGCTGGCAGTTTAAGCACTTTAAGCGATGTTAAGTTAATTATTATAGAGACATCTTTTAAAGAGTTGTATAAAAGTCAACCTCTATTCTCAGATATTTACCATATCCTTACTAAATTAGACTTTATCTATTTAGGTAGTTGGAGCCAAATAAAAAGCCCGATTGATGGGTCTCCTTGTCAAGAAGATAGTATCTTTATTAAGCGATAG
- a CDS encoding glycosyltransferase, whose protein sequence is MKAIQSVARYFPDKCGGIQVHLSELMPEMLKHGVESKMAASQDSPQEDTYEYKGVEVYRYPVFPEPKPEPNYGQVPHGGFERFASWLKQQKAEIYNQHQWTPKCGLPHLRLAKELNMATVVTLHLPIPICQRHTLMLYGQQACDGKIEQVRCSQCCGVPKSLSAAAINNLSHTPIPISQMARGLLRRFTSTPGTGGVIAEKLLSPFVVPTFVAARQYGLQEMAKFADRIVVVCEWLYEALLANGIPREKLVLCRYGIPDSFQKAAPKLKQPSEPLRVGFLGRWSQDKGIHILVEALKCLPTDVSIELTIHAVGDDEQYRKQILASIANDNRIHVAQPLSREDLPSALARFDVLAVPSQWLETGPLVVLEAHAAATPVLGSNLGGIAELVRHGVDGLLIPPNDVRAWTDAITRLAVDANLLERLRQGIRPVRSITTEVADIAAIYRSISRSSLIHC, encoded by the coding sequence ATGAAGGCAATCCAATCTGTTGCTCGATATTTCCCAGATAAGTGTGGAGGCATCCAAGTCCATCTGAGCGAACTCATGCCAGAGATGCTCAAGCATGGAGTAGAAAGCAAGATGGCTGCATCTCAGGATAGTCCTCAAGAAGATACCTATGAATACAAGGGAGTAGAAGTTTATCGCTATCCCGTATTTCCCGAACCAAAACCCGAACCGAATTATGGGCAAGTTCCTCACGGTGGCTTTGAGCGATTTGCCAGTTGGCTCAAGCAGCAGAAAGCAGAGATATACAACCAGCACCAGTGGACGCCGAAGTGTGGTTTGCCCCATCTGCGACTAGCAAAAGAACTAAATATGGCGACGGTGGTGACACTACACCTACCGATACCAATTTGCCAGCGGCATACACTGATGCTCTACGGACAACAGGCATGTGATGGCAAGATCGAGCAAGTGCGGTGCAGCCAATGTTGTGGCGTACCCAAGAGTCTATCGGCAGCAGCGATTAACAACTTGAGCCATACGCCGATACCTATCAGCCAGATGGCAAGGGGATTACTTCGTCGCTTCACCTCCACACCTGGGACAGGAGGCGTAATTGCCGAAAAGTTGCTTAGTCCTTTTGTTGTGCCGACCTTTGTAGCTGCGCGTCAATACGGCTTGCAAGAGATGGCTAAATTTGCAGACCGGATAGTGGTGGTATGTGAGTGGCTGTATGAAGCCCTGTTAGCTAACGGGATACCGAGAGAAAAGCTTGTGCTGTGTCGATATGGGATTCCTGATTCTTTTCAGAAGGCAGCACCCAAGTTAAAACAGCCGAGCGAACCTTTGCGGGTTGGTTTTCTGGGGCGCTGGAGTCAAGATAAAGGCATTCACATTCTGGTAGAAGCATTAAAGTGTTTACCTACTGATGTTTCCATCGAATTGACGATCCACGCAGTAGGGGATGACGAGCAATACCGAAAGCAAATCCTAGCAAGCATCGCCAATGACAATCGCATTCATGTAGCTCAGCCCTTATCACGAGAAGACTTGCCCTCAGCATTAGCAAGGTTTGACGTACTAGCTGTGCCATCACAATGGCTTGAAACGGGACCACTGGTAGTGCTAGAAGCTCATGCTGCAGCTACCCCGGTGTTGGGGTCAAATCTCGGGGGTATTGCTGAGCTGGTCAGACATGGTGTAGATGGATTACTCATTCCACCCAATGATGTCAGAGCGTGGACTGACGCTATTACCCGGCTAGCAGTGGATGCCAACTTACTCGAACGGCTGCGCCAAGGAATTAGACCGGTGCGTTCTATCACTACAGAGGTTGCAGATATAGCAGCAATCTATCGGAGTATTTCACGGAGCAGCCTCATCCACTGCTGA